A region of Marnyiella aurantia DNA encodes the following proteins:
- the panB gene encoding 3-methyl-2-oxobutanoate hydroxymethyltransferase, translating into MSVHSELKKITTETLRKMKFDGEKITMLTAYDFTTAKMVDSGGVDSILVGDSAANVMAGYETTLPITLDQMIYHTQCVVRGVERALVVADLPFGTYQSNSDKALESAVRMMKEGGAHAVKIEGGVEIEKSIKKIVNAGIPVMGHLGLTPQSIYQFGTYKVRAKEDAEAEKLLSDAKLLEELGCFALVLEKIPAGLAKKVSESISIPTIGIGAGADCDGQVLVYHDMVGMNKGFSPKFLRRYRDLYTEITGAVSEYVKDVKSADFPNQNESY; encoded by the coding sequence ATGTCTGTACATTCAGAACTCAAGAAAATTACCACCGAAACTTTGCGTAAGATGAAGTTCGACGGGGAAAAAATCACCATGCTCACCGCATACGATTTTACGACTGCAAAGATGGTGGACAGTGGCGGGGTAGACTCCATTCTGGTGGGCGATTCCGCAGCGAATGTAATGGCGGGTTATGAAACTACACTTCCTATCACCCTGGACCAGATGATCTACCATACACAATGCGTGGTCCGCGGAGTAGAGAGGGCACTTGTGGTGGCTGATCTTCCTTTCGGTACTTACCAAAGTAATTCGGATAAAGCACTGGAGTCTGCAGTACGGATGATGAAGGAAGGCGGTGCCCACGCCGTAAAGATTGAGGGCGGGGTAGAGATCGAGAAATCAATTAAGAAAATTGTAAATGCCGGAATCCCCGTAATGGGACACCTGGGACTTACACCACAGTCCATCTATCAGTTCGGAACGTATAAGGTAAGAGCCAAGGAAGATGCTGAAGCTGAAAAACTCTTAAGTGACGCCAAACTTCTGGAAGAACTGGGCTGTTTCGCGCTGGTGCTGGAGAAAATTCCGGCTGGGCTTGCCAAAAAAGTTTCAGAAAGCATTTCCATTCCAACCATCGGCATCGGTGCGGGTGCCGACTGTGACGGTCAGGTTCTGGTTTATCACGATATGGTTGGGATGAACAAAGGCTTTTCTCCTAAATTTTTAAGACGTTACCGCGACCTTTATACGGAAATCACCGGTGCAGTATCAGAATATGTAAAGGATGTAAAGTCCGCCGATTTCCCTAACCAAAACGAAAGTTATTAA
- a CDS encoding RluA family pseudouridine synthase: MGNAKQQFEASQIVFEDNHLLIVNKATGQLVQGDKTGDLSLLDLIKDFIKKRDSKPGNVFLGLVHRIDRPTSGLVIYAKTSKALTRLTQMVKNREIKKTYWAVVPKVEIPEKQRLIHYLQKNEKTNKATVFIKPTENAKESILNYERLKTLDNFQLLEIDLETGRHHQIRAQLSKIGAPIKGDLKYGAARSNPDGGIYLHARNLEFKHPVTNHNIRVTAPVPQNDAVWRVCEEN, translated from the coding sequence ATGGGAAATGCAAAGCAGCAGTTTGAAGCATCACAAATCGTCTTCGAAGACAATCACCTTCTTATCGTTAATAAAGCAACCGGTCAGCTTGTTCAGGGCGACAAGACAGGTGACCTTTCTTTGCTGGACCTTATAAAGGATTTCATCAAAAAAAGAGATTCCAAGCCCGGTAATGTCTTTCTGGGACTGGTGCACCGTATAGACAGGCCCACCTCCGGTCTGGTAATTTATGCAAAGACTTCGAAAGCGCTCACAAGGCTGACCCAAATGGTTAAGAACCGCGAAATCAAAAAAACCTACTGGGCAGTGGTTCCCAAGGTGGAGATACCGGAAAAGCAACGCTTGATTCACTATCTTCAGAAAAACGAAAAGACCAATAAGGCAACTGTTTTCATAAAGCCTACGGAAAATGCCAAGGAATCCATTCTGAATTACGAGCGCTTAAAGACCCTTGATAATTTCCAGCTTCTTGAGATCGATCTGGAGACAGGCCGCCACCATCAGATTAGGGCGCAGTTATCCAAGATAGGCGCTCCGATAAAAGGTGATCTAAAATATGGTGCCGCCCGCTCCAATCCGGATGGTGGCATCTACCTGCATGCCCGGAATTTAGAATTCAAACATCCCGTTACAAACCATAACATCCGCGTGACTGCGCCGGTACCGCAGAATGATGCGGTTTGGCGTGTGTGCGAAGAGAATTAA
- a CDS encoding T9SS type A sorting domain-containing protein, whose protein sequence is MKKLYKMILASRFTLKGRAKKGVVCLAILIGMSCHLAAQSSAYSFSQSNGTYTPITGTVLGTATGNTSALNLNSVVYPVTIPFNFNYNGAQYSSMNVSTNGFITFGATPPVTTTTIPISATVAYEGAVSAFGRDLSGVFDVNGISSTLSYETVGIAPNREMVVQWTNFRPVSSTSTTNVFTISFQIRLVETANVIHMVYSSAGYVVGSTAVSGTAQIGLRGSSNADFNNRLNPTSVEFVNSSPGTSNTSSQAFHSLNAVPGMPCSGLTYSWTPPSCFAPVGLSAGSITPSGAQIQWSPSIAPGVTYDLYYSATGTPPTATTTPSIPSISGTSAMLSGLSPASNYYVWVRVNCGSIQSAWALLNFATQCDIVTGSYFEDFNGYTGTTNGNAGVLPNCWTNLGTTNGAHIANSTSPTGSNTLYMWTSGTRIAYAALPPMSTLQSGTYKLGFEAFASVTANGILQIGYLDPTNNFVELTTFSVPTTGTLYPFSFNLPALPAGVTQLAIKNPGTPTNSLSIDNLSYQPQALSTVEVTKERLSVYPNPFADVLSVSDVSDVQSVTVTDASGRVIKTVNKVSRQLQLSDLSSGLYFVSLMMDDGSVQTFKVIKR, encoded by the coding sequence ATGAAAAAACTTTACAAAATGATTCTGGCCTCGCGCTTTACGCTCAAGGGCAGGGCGAAGAAAGGCGTAGTCTGTCTGGCGATCCTTATCGGTATGTCCTGCCATTTGGCGGCACAAAGCAGTGCCTACAGTTTTTCGCAATCTAACGGAACGTACACTCCGATAACCGGCACCGTACTTGGCACCGCTACCGGCAACACCAGTGCCCTGAACCTTAACAGTGTGGTATATCCCGTTACAATCCCGTTTAATTTTAATTATAACGGAGCACAGTACAGCAGTATGAATGTTTCCACCAATGGTTTTATCACCTTTGGTGCTACTCCTCCCGTTACCACTACTACAATTCCTATTTCCGCAACAGTTGCCTATGAGGGGGCAGTTTCTGCCTTTGGAAGGGATTTAAGTGGGGTCTTTGATGTAAATGGCATTAGTTCTACCCTCAGTTACGAGACGGTAGGGATTGCTCCCAACCGTGAAATGGTGGTGCAGTGGACTAATTTCAGGCCCGTGAGCAGTACTTCAACTACAAATGTCTTTACCATTTCTTTTCAAATCCGTTTGGTGGAGACTGCTAATGTAATACACATGGTATATAGTAGCGCCGGTTATGTCGTGGGCAGCACCGCAGTATCCGGAACAGCCCAGATTGGACTGAGAGGTAGTTCAAATGCAGATTTTAACAACCGCCTTAATCCTACGTCCGTGGAATTCGTGAACTCCTCACCGGGAACTTCAAACACCAGTTCCCAGGCCTTTCATTCACTGAATGCGGTACCGGGGATGCCTTGTTCCGGTTTAACATACAGCTGGACTCCGCCATCCTGTTTTGCTCCGGTAGGACTTAGTGCTGGTTCTATAACCCCCAGTGGCGCTCAGATACAATGGAGTCCCTCCATTGCGCCAGGGGTTACTTACGATTTGTATTACAGTGCTACAGGGACTCCCCCTACAGCGACAACCACTCCTTCCATACCAAGCATAAGTGGCACTTCAGCAATGCTCAGTGGACTTTCGCCGGCTTCAAATTATTATGTTTGGGTACGCGTGAACTGTGGCAGTATTCAGAGTGCGTGGGCCCTGCTGAACTTTGCTACCCAGTGCGATATCGTGACAGGTTCTTATTTTGAGGATTTTAACGGTTACACCGGTACAACAAACGGAAACGCGGGAGTGTTGCCTAATTGCTGGACCAATCTGGGAACAACAAACGGTGCTCATATTGCGAACAGTACCTCGCCAACAGGCTCCAACACCCTTTATATGTGGACCTCGGGTACGCGGATTGCGTACGCAGCTTTGCCACCGATGAGTACGTTGCAGTCAGGTACCTATAAATTAGGATTCGAGGCTTTCGCCAGTGTTACCGCGAATGGGATTCTGCAGATCGGCTATCTGGATCCCACCAACAACTTTGTGGAACTGACCACCTTCAGTGTGCCCACAACCGGAACCCTGTATCCCTTCTCATTTAACTTACCGGCACTTCCTGCAGGCGTAACCCAACTTGCTATTAAAAATCCCGGTACACCAACGAACAGCCTGTCAATAGACAACCTATCTTACCAACCACAGGCGCTAAGTACAGTTGAGGTCACGAAGGAAAGGCTTTCGGTATATCCGAACCCCTTCGCAGATGTTCTGTCTGTTTCTGATGTCTCCGATGTACAGTCAGTGACGGTTACCGATGCTTCGGGACGCGTGATCAAAACCGTTAACAAGGTAAGCAGGCAACTACAGCTGTCTGATCTCTCTTCGGGATTGTATTTTGTCTCTTTGATGATGGATGATGGTTCCGTGCAAACCTTCAAGGTTATAAAAAGATAA
- a CDS encoding aconitate hydratase: MTFDLDMIKKVYERYPERVAAARAAVGKPLTLSEKILYTHLWEGNATQAYERGNSYVDFAPDRVAMQDATAQMALLQFMQAGKSKVAVPSTAHADHLIQARVGAEADLQEGINKNSEVFNFLSSVCDKYGIGFWKPGAGIIHQVVLENYAFPGGMMIGTDSHTVNAGGLGMVAIGVGGADAVDVMAGMAWELKMPKLIGVKLTGKLNGWTSAKDVILKVAGILTVKGGTGCIVEYFGEGAQNLSATGKGTICNMGAEIGATTSTFGYDDSMRRYLAATGRQDVVDAADQIAEHLTGDAEVYANPEMYFDQVIEINLDELAPHLNGPFTPDLATPVSEFRSKAEANGWPLDVEWALIGSCTNSSYEDLSRAASIVEDAVAKGVKPKAILGINPGSEQVKFTAERDGFLDSFRKFESARIFTNACGPCIGQWDREGAEKGEKNSIIHSFNRNFAKRADGNPNTHAFVASPEMVAAVAISGRLDFNPITDTLTNQNGEQIKLNEPNGFELPPRGFAVDDNGYQAPSEDGSHVQVAVDPASDRLQLLEPFKPWDGQNITGAKVLIKAFGKCTTDHISMAGPWLKYRGHLDNISNNMLIGAINAYNMETNKVKNQLTGEYDEVPNVARAYKAAGISSIVVGDQNYGEGSSREHAAMEPRHLGVMAVLVKSFARIHETNLKKQGMLGLTFQNEADYEKFEEDDTVNFLDLDQFAPGKPLTLEIVHADGTKETIMANHTYNAQQIEWFKAGSALNLIAAEAARQAAK, translated from the coding sequence ATGACATTCGACCTTGATATGATCAAAAAAGTGTATGAGCGTTATCCTGAGAGAGTTGCAGCAGCAAGAGCAGCCGTAGGTAAGCCACTTACACTTTCTGAAAAAATCCTTTATACTCACCTTTGGGAAGGAAATGCCACGCAGGCTTACGAAAGAGGTAATTCTTATGTAGATTTTGCACCGGACCGTGTGGCCATGCAGGATGCTACGGCACAGATGGCACTTCTTCAGTTCATGCAGGCCGGTAAGTCTAAAGTTGCGGTACCTTCAACAGCTCACGCAGATCACCTGATCCAGGCACGTGTAGGCGCAGAAGCCGATTTGCAGGAAGGCATCAACAAAAACTCTGAAGTATTTAACTTCCTTAGTTCTGTTTGCGACAAATACGGCATCGGATTCTGGAAACCTGGCGCAGGGATCATTCATCAGGTTGTACTGGAAAATTATGCATTCCCCGGAGGAATGATGATTGGTACCGACTCACACACTGTAAACGCAGGTGGTCTGGGTATGGTTGCCATCGGTGTTGGTGGTGCTGATGCAGTAGACGTAATGGCCGGAATGGCCTGGGAACTTAAAATGCCGAAACTTATCGGTGTTAAATTAACCGGAAAACTGAACGGCTGGACCTCCGCAAAAGACGTTATCCTGAAAGTAGCCGGAATCCTTACCGTTAAAGGCGGAACAGGCTGCATCGTTGAATATTTTGGCGAAGGAGCACAAAACCTTTCCGCAACTGGAAAAGGAACAATCTGTAACATGGGTGCGGAAATCGGAGCAACAACTTCTACATTCGGTTACGATGATTCAATGAGAAGATATCTTGCAGCAACCGGCAGACAGGATGTTGTAGATGCTGCAGACCAGATCGCAGAACACCTAACAGGTGATGCTGAAGTATACGCTAACCCGGAAATGTATTTCGACCAGGTAATTGAGATTAATCTTGATGAACTTGCGCCACACCTGAACGGACCGTTTACTCCCGATTTGGCAACTCCTGTTTCAGAATTCAGATCAAAGGCTGAAGCTAACGGCTGGCCGCTGGATGTAGAATGGGCACTGATCGGATCATGTACCAACTCTTCCTACGAAGATTTGTCCAGAGCAGCTTCCATCGTAGAAGATGCTGTAGCGAAAGGAGTGAAGCCAAAAGCGATCTTAGGTATCAACCCCGGTTCCGAGCAGGTAAAATTCACCGCAGAAAGAGACGGCTTCCTGGATTCTTTCAGAAAGTTTGAATCGGCCAGAATCTTTACAAATGCCTGCGGACCATGTATTGGTCAGTGGGATAGAGAAGGAGCTGAAAAAGGTGAGAAAAACTCTATTATCCACTCTTTCAACAGAAACTTTGCGAAGAGGGCTGACGGTAACCCAAACACCCACGCATTTGTAGCATCGCCGGAAATGGTAGCAGCAGTTGCGATTTCAGGAAGATTGGATTTCAACCCTATCACTGATACACTGACTAACCAAAACGGTGAGCAGATTAAACTGAATGAACCAAACGGTTTTGAACTTCCTCCAAGAGGTTTTGCGGTTGATGATAACGGCTACCAGGCTCCGTCTGAGGATGGATCACATGTACAGGTAGCGGTAGACCCGGCTTCGGACAGACTTCAGTTGCTGGAACCGTTCAAGCCTTGGGACGGACAGAATATCACTGGTGCCAAAGTTTTGATCAAAGCCTTCGGAAAATGTACCACAGACCATATTTCTATGGCGGGCCCTTGGTTAAAGTACAGAGGTCACCTGGATAATATTTCAAACAACATGCTTATTGGCGCCATAAACGCTTATAACATGGAAACCAATAAGGTGAAAAACCAGCTTACAGGAGAATATGATGAGGTACCAAATGTAGCGCGAGCTTACAAGGCGGCAGGAATATCTTCAATTGTTGTGGGTGACCAGAACTACGGTGAAGGTTCTTCCAGAGAGCACGCGGCTATGGAGCCAAGACATCTTGGTGTAATGGCAGTACTGGTAAAATCATTTGCAAGGATCCACGAAACAAACCTTAAAAAGCAGGGTATGTTGGGTCTTACCTTCCAGAACGAAGCAGATTACGAGAAGTTTGAAGAAGATGATACCGTAAACTTCCTGGATCTGGATCAGTTTGCACCTGGCAAGCCACTTACTTTGGAAATCGTTCATGCAGACGGCACAAAGGAGACCATCATGGCAAACCATACGTATAACGCACAGCAGATTGAATGGTTTAAAGCAGGATCTGCACTTAACCTTATTGCGGCAGAAGCAGCAAGACAGGCAGCCAAGTAA
- a CDS encoding cation diffusion facilitator family transporter, which produces MSETLNSSKRNFAFQRNVALIGIALFVAKLVAWHLTNSDAVFSDAMESIVNIIAGFMGLYSLYLAAKPKDVEHPYGHGKVEFVTSGVEGALIIFAGIIIIVEAADSLLHGNIPKQLDWGILIIAVTAGINYLMGYISYRKGIKENSPVLQSSGKHLQSDTITTIGVVLSMVLVYFTKIYWLDAAVALIFGLYIIFIGYKIIRRALSGIMDEADLGMLAKLAKVMNDNRRPQWIDLHNTRIQQHGSGLHIDAHLTLPWYLELRQAHEQMEEAIKVIAENSSRKIEFNFHMDDCKPFSCEICELWECPVRQNPFVKKVEWNSDNIAQADKHTAST; this is translated from the coding sequence ATGTCCGAAACCCTGAACTCATCTAAAAGAAACTTCGCATTCCAGCGTAATGTGGCACTTATCGGGATTGCTCTTTTTGTAGCGAAGCTGGTGGCGTGGCACCTCACCAATTCGGACGCGGTATTTTCCGATGCCATGGAAAGCATCGTGAATATCATTGCCGGTTTTATGGGTCTGTATTCCCTTTACCTTGCTGCTAAACCAAAGGATGTGGAGCATCCCTACGGTCACGGTAAGGTTGAATTTGTGACCTCGGGTGTAGAAGGTGCCCTGATTATCTTTGCCGGCATCATAATAATTGTAGAGGCTGCAGATTCACTTCTGCACGGTAATATCCCCAAACAGCTGGACTGGGGAATCCTCATTATCGCTGTCACTGCCGGTATTAACTACCTGATGGGATACATTTCCTACCGAAAAGGCATAAAGGAGAATTCACCTGTGCTTCAGAGTTCGGGTAAACATCTTCAGAGCGACACCATCACCACAATTGGTGTGGTACTGAGTATGGTGCTCGTCTATTTTACCAAAATCTATTGGCTGGATGCGGCTGTAGCACTAATTTTTGGGCTTTACATTATCTTTATCGGCTACAAGATTATCCGCAGGGCACTAAGCGGAATCATGGACGAAGCGGACCTGGGAATGCTGGCAAAACTGGCCAAAGTAATGAATGATAACCGACGTCCGCAGTGGATAGACCTTCATAATACCCGGATACAGCAGCATGGAAGCGGACTTCATATTGATGCGCACCTAACGCTTCCTTGGTACCTGGAATTAAGACAGGCTCACGAGCAGATGGAAGAAGCCATTAAAGTTATTGCTGAAAACTCATCCCGAAAAATTGAGTTCAACTTTCATATGGACGACTGTAAGCCTTTTTCATGTGAAATCTGCGAACTTTGGGAATGTCCGGTACGCCAGAACCCATTCGTTAAAAAGGTTGAATGGAATTCGGATAACATCGCTCAGGCAGACAAGCACACGGCTTCCACTTAG
- a CDS encoding aspartate-semialdehyde dehydrogenase: protein MKIAVVGATGMVGQVMLKVLEERNFPVTELIPVASEKSVGKSVTFKGKEYTIVSMEDAVAMAPDIALFSAGGTTSREYAPLFAEAGTTVIDNSSVWRMEADKKLVVPEINASSLTKEDRIIANPNCSTIQLVMVLHPLNLKYNLKRVVVSTYQSVTGTGKNAVDQLNAEIHNSESVPTVYPYRIFQNALPHCDVFADDDYTKEEIKLMTEPKKIMGDSGFSLTATAVRVPVQGGHSESVNIEFENEFDLDEVKRILSETPGVILLDDVKNNIYPMPLLAEGKDEVFVGRIRRDISQPNTLNLWIVADNLRKGAATNAVQIAEYLVENKLV, encoded by the coding sequence ATGAAAATCGCGGTAGTAGGCGCAACAGGAATGGTGGGACAGGTGATGCTGAAGGTTCTGGAAGAAAGGAACTTTCCCGTTACTGAACTTATACCTGTAGCCTCGGAAAAATCAGTAGGTAAAAGCGTAACCTTCAAAGGAAAGGAGTACACCATCGTTTCCATGGAAGATGCTGTAGCCATGGCGCCTGATATTGCCCTTTTCTCGGCAGGCGGCACAACATCCCGGGAATACGCACCACTTTTTGCGGAAGCCGGCACCACCGTAATTGATAATTCTTCCGTTTGGCGAATGGAAGCGGATAAGAAACTGGTTGTTCCGGAAATCAATGCTTCTTCACTTACAAAAGAGGACCGGATTATTGCCAATCCGAACTGCTCCACCATTCAGCTGGTCATGGTGCTTCATCCGCTCAATCTTAAATATAATTTAAAAAGAGTTGTGGTATCCACTTATCAGTCGGTTACCGGTACCGGTAAAAATGCCGTAGACCAACTGAATGCCGAAATCCACAACAGCGAAAGCGTACCAACCGTGTATCCTTACCGGATATTCCAGAACGCCCTGCCACACTGTGATGTTTTTGCTGATGATGATTACACTAAGGAAGAGATCAAACTGATGACGGAACCTAAAAAGATTATGGGCGACTCCGGTTTCAGCCTTACTGCAACTGCGGTGCGAGTACCCGTGCAGGGCGGACATTCAGAAAGTGTAAACATTGAGTTTGAAAATGAGTTTGATTTGGATGAAGTTAAAAGAATCCTGTCCGAAACTCCTGGTGTTATCCTTTTGGACGATGTAAAAAATAATATTTACCCGATGCCGCTGCTGGCCGAAGGTAAAGATGAGGTATTCGTAGGACGGATACGCCGGGACATCTCACAACCCAATACGCTCAATCTCTGGATCGTGGCAGATAATCTTCGTAAGGGTGCCGCCACCAACGCGGTGCAGATCGCAGAATACCTGGTAGAAAATAAATTAGTTTAA
- a CDS encoding four helix bundle protein — MASVKRFEDLEIWQLSRLLCNDIFEIIRNTGLDRNFKLANQIEGSSGSVMDNIAEGFERNGNKEFIQFLSIAKASCGETRSQLYRILDRKFISQEKFDKLRSQTEQLSIKISNLMDYLSKSEMKGSKYNKPKD; from the coding sequence ATGGCTTCTGTCAAACGTTTTGAAGATTTAGAAATCTGGCAGCTTTCAAGGTTACTGTGCAACGATATTTTTGAGATTATACGAAATACCGGTTTAGACAGGAACTTCAAACTTGCTAATCAAATTGAAGGCTCGTCAGGTTCCGTAATGGATAATATTGCTGAAGGATTTGAACGTAATGGTAATAAGGAATTTATCCAATTCCTGTCCATCGCGAAAGCATCTTGTGGAGAAACCCGATCTCAGCTTTACCGAATCCTGGACCGGAAATTCATCAGTCAGGAAAAATTTGATAAATTAAGGTCTCAAACCGAACAGTTAAGTATAAAAATTAGTAATCTAATGGACTATTTATCCAAAAGCGAAATGAAAGGTTCAAAATACAATAAACCAAAAGACTGA